In Elaeis guineensis isolate ETL-2024a chromosome 1, EG11, whole genome shotgun sequence, a genomic segment contains:
- the LOC105038375 gene encoding uncharacterized protein encodes MPTTAGGSPSSSSSTTTTTASSASAVTSTTVRNPNPGGDLMQSPLESIPKAQSRIHALAALLAAPALLSLADSDRPARSLLYSSEAYAAVSAAVSAPLSGSGDDPLCQWLYETFQASDPDLRLVVLSFLPLLSGIYLSRVVATFAADTHQPSLAGFEAVLLALYSAEAKARAGKPILVSVPDLSQPSLYHSPRPTAAAASSRRSAASASSRPASQPSVGVLSPPLEPQIAVKSTKRASIVGVALECYYKKIALMPSRSKIDFCGFVASWAGQDCSCRFELDDEPTPTTTSSLSEIRNFSEDDAGVGNMAEQMGKLGIRERPNGHQCNGEEKESGRTSRGSRVLLPWELLQPVLRILGHCLLGPLNPQEVKDAALMAVRCVYARASHELLPQAILATRSLIQLDKNARKAAKAATMAGTAGTSSNTNTPKKLKKPEILLVSK; translated from the coding sequence ATGCCAACCACCGCCGGCGGCTCACCATCCTCCTCCTCATCCACCACCACTACCACCGCCTCCTCCGCCTCCGCCGTGACCTCCACCACGGTCCGAAACCCTAACCCCGGCGGCGACCTTATGCAATCTCCCTTGGAGTCCATCCCTAAGGCCCAGTCCCGTATCCACGCCCTCGCCGCCCTCCTCGCCGCCCCCGCCCTCCTCTCCCTCGCTGACTCCGACCGCCCCGCCCGCTCCCTCCTCTATTCCTCCGAGGCCTACGCCGCCGTCTCCGCCGCCGTCTCCGCTCCCCTCTCCGGCTCTGGAGACGACCCCCTCTGCCAGTGGCTCTACGAGACCTTCCAGGCCTCCGACCCGGATCTCCGCCTCGTcgtcctctccttcctccccctCCTCTCCGGCATCTACCTCTCCCGCGTCGTCGCTACCTTCGCCGCCGACACCCACCAGCCCTCCCTTGCGGGCTTCGAGGCTGTCCTTCTGGCCCTCTACTCCGCCGAGGCCAAGGCCCGCGCTGGCAAGCCCATCCTCGTCTCCGTCCCCGACCTCTCCCAGCCCTCCCTCTACCACTCTCCCCGCCCCACCGCCGCCGCCGCGAGCTCCCGTCGCTCCGCTGCCTCCGCCTCTTCCCGCCCCGCTTCCCAGCCCTCCGTCGGTGTCCTATCCCCTCCCCTTGAGCCTCAGATCGCGGTCAAATCCACCAAGCGGGCTTCCATCGTCGGCGTCGCTCTTGAATGCTACTACAAGAAGATCGCCCTCATGCCGAGCCGTTCAAAGATCGATTTTTGCGGGTTTGTCGCATCCTGGGCCGGCCAGGACTGCTCCTGTCGCTTTGAGCTTGACGACGAGCCCACtcccaccaccacctcctccttgTCGGAAATTAGGAACTTCTCGGAGGACGATGCTGGGGTTGGGAATATGGCAGAGCAGATGGGTAAGCTAGGGATTCGAGAAAGGCCCAACGGCCACCAATGCAATGGGGAGGAGAAGGAGAGTGGTAGGACCTCGAGGGGGTCGAGGGTGCTGCTTCCTTGGGAGCTCCTCCAGCCAGTGCTGAGGATATTGGGGCACTGCCTTCTTGGTCCGCTGAACCCACAAGAGGTGAAGGACGCTGCATTGATGGCTGTGCGGTGTGTCTATGCTCGGGCTTCCCATGAACTGCTGCCACAAGCGATTTTAGCTACCCGCAGCTTGATTCAGCTGGATAAGAATGCTCGGAAGGCAGCGAAGGCTGCAACAATGGCAGGGACAGCAGGCACATCTTCGAACACAAACACGCCGAAAAAGCTGAAGAAGCCAGAGATCCTTTTGGTCTCAAAATGA